A genomic region of Aspergillus oryzae RIB40 DNA, chromosome 1 contains the following coding sequences:
- a CDS encoding putative mitochondrial carrier protein (predicted mitochondrial carrier protein), with the protein MSNSAVYAVPQVKKTSATTTSKTTFHFAAGLCSGLSSAILLQPADLLKTRVQQSQNAALLPTIKSIISSPNGIRGLWRGTLPSALRTGFGSALYFTSLNALRQGLAHTGVPVALSSASANGKGVASSSALPKLSNSANLATGAAARVAAGFVMMPVTVLKVRYESSYYAYGSLYSAGRDILRTEGVRGLFAGFGATAARDAPYAGLYVLFYEQLKRRFASLADSGTGDQSLKSSSSSINFVSGALAAGLATAITNPFDAVKTRLQLMPNKYGNMMRAVKLMVHEDGVRSLLGGLGLRITRKALSSALAWTVYEELILRAEKHWATRD; encoded by the exons ATGTCGAACAGCGCTGTATATGCAGTGCCGCAGGTGAAAAAGACCTCTGCCACTACGA CATCAAAAACTACCTTTCATTTCGCCGCCGGCCTTTGCTCCGGCCTCAGCTccgccatcctcctccagcCAGCAGACCTCCTCAAGACCCGAGTCCAGCAGTCTCAGAATGCCGCACTTCTACCGACAATAAAGTCCATCATCTCTTCTCCAAATGGAATCCGCGGCTTATGGCGTGGAACCCTTCCCTCCGCACTCCGCACAGGCTTCGGCTCGGCGCTCTATTTCACCAGTCTCAATGCCCTACGACAAGGTTTAGCGCATACCGGGGTCCCGGTCGCCCTTTCCAGCGCTAGTGCAAACGGTAAAGGCGTGGCATCTTCGTCTGCTCTTCCAAAGCTGTCGAACTCGGCCAACCTTGCTACGGGCGCGGCCGCTCGCGTTGCGGCAGGATTTGTGATGATGCCCGTCACCGTTCTGAAAGTACGCTACGAGTCGAGCTACTACGCATATGGCAGTCTGTACAGCGCAGGGCGCGATATCCTTCGCACAGAAGGTGTGCGAGGACTTTTTGCTGGGTTTGGGGCAACCGCTGCACGTGATGCCCCCTACGCAGGGCTCTATGTTCTTTTCTACGAGCAGCTGAAGCGGCGCTTCGCATCGCTGGCCGACTCCGGAACTGGTGACCAATCGCTAAAgtcgtcgtcctcatcgaTTAACTTTGTCTCTGGAGCATTGGCGGCTGGCCTTGCTACCGCGATCACTAATCCGTTTGATGCGGTTAAGACTCGACTGCAACTTATGCCGAACAAGTACGGAAACATGATGCGAGCGGTGAAGTTGATGGTTCACGAAGATGGCGTGCGGAGCTTGTTGGGCGGCTTAGGGTTGCGTATTACCAGGAAAGCGCTAAGTTCAGCACTTGCTTGGACCGTGTATGAGGAGCTGATTCTTCGTGCCGAGAAGCACTGGGCAACAAGAGACTAA
- a CDS encoding BRCT domain-containing protein (signaling protein SWIFT and related BRCT domain proteins), whose amino-acid sequence MVGHEEELQLFDQCKICIICSKDLSLDTAHQGGESVIYEPPAAFPPLHEFSHLVSTTIDFPTFEAANDALIPVVKPQWLHACLNKRKLANPRQYSPDPRLFLNDVVVTCGDIPEGDKDAIIGGVLAKGGLYSPRITQMVTHLVDLTTDSDKARVALGKKLNVKIVLPHWFDDCLKLGRRIDERPYILPNPEILRAGPDAPIRSTENRDIVGASTAEPTTLPTPRPKLDVFEGKHVMLSTDLGIGSHLLDSITEIIEEGGGTITSDPSKAEVLICRYREGFAYRVASRLNKEVGNLSWLYHLITYNTWTSPLRRLLHYPVPRTAIPGFEGFKISLSNYVGEARSYLENLVAASGAECTKTLKQDNTHLVTAHGNSEKCSAAKEWGLHVVNHLWLEESYAKWKLQPVSDPRYTHFPRRTNLGEVVGQTRLDRGTLESLFFPSEHKPEAATSPRRVMQNRDQNATAGKATVSMQPPQAKELEDDKDVSDAWNATPAGKSRKPSDSRKLQTPARTRLMSEGKENDTPSSTSSRKSKEAAAARLHDIAPDIALYEKERKRVGGVIYGGRKKTDEDRVTLNAKKRRSLEPEANSDEDEATEAKRQKKSKPPVTMHLLITGYQKWVGNMKKEDADKVVQDARKCSHLAAPSILRTPKFVNALAYSPMIISTDFITACLKKNELLDPAGYVLEDKAAEKRFGFSLEVALSNAKENKNRLLQGYQIYCVESIRGGFEAFKSIVDTNGGNFTLFRGRVSYQAQREESDDDSDKDDSWSRKEVYLLSSVVPEHQRLWPRFRQMVQGIGKTPRIVRVDWLLDIVMSQELRAADEYELSEDMSDKMEE is encoded by the exons ATGGTGGGTCACGAAGAGGAGCTTCAGCTCTTCGACCAGTGCAAGATCTGTATAATATGCTCGAAAGACCTCAGCCTCGACACAGCGCACCAG GGTGGTGAATCCGTCATCTATGAACCGCCAGCCGCCTTTCCACCGTTACATGAATTTAGCCATCTCGTATCTACGACCATCGATTTCCCGACATTTGAAGCTGCTAACGACGCTTTGATTCCTGTCGTCAAACCGCAATGGCTGCATGCGTGTCTAAACAAAAGAAAGCTAGCAAATCCGCGACAGTACAGCCCTGACCCCCGACTATTCTTGAACGATGTTGTGGTTACATGCGGTGATATCCCAGAGGGTGATAAGGATGCGATCATTGGTGGTGTGCTGGCAAAAGGCGGGCTCTACAGCCCTAGGATAACACAAATGGTCACTCACTTGGTCGATCTGACCACGGATTCAGACAAGGCTCGAGTAGCACTTGGCAAGAAACTGAATGTCAAGATAGTGCTTCCGCACTG GTTTGACGACTGCCTGAAACTTGGACGACGGATCGACGAGCGCCCATATATTCTGCCGAACCCAGAAATCCTGCGTGCTGGCCCCGATGCGCCAATCCGCTCTACTGAGAATCGAGATATTGTTGGAGCTTCCACAGCCGAACCAACTACTCTACCGACACCTCGGCCAAAGCTCGATGTGTTCGAAGGGAAACACGTCATGCTTTCGACAGACCTTGGGATTGGTTCACACTTATTAGATTCGATCACGGAGATTATCGAGGAAGGCGGAGGTACTATCACATCTGATCCCTCCAAGGCAGAGGTCTTGATATGTCGCTACAGAGAAGGCTTTGCATATCGTGTGGCGTCGAGGCTGAATAAAGAGGTTGGAAACTTATCTTGGCTTTATCATTTGATAACATACAACACCTGGACCTCGCCCCTGCGGCGATTGCTGCACTATCCTGTACCGCGCACTGCAATCCCGGGTTTTGAAGGATTTAAGATCAGTTTGTCCAATTATGTTGGGGAAGCTAGATCTTATCTGGAAAATCTAGTCGCCGCATCAGGTGCAGAATGTACCAAGACTTTGAAACAAGACAACACACATTTGGTCACTGCTCATGGAAACAGTGAAAAGTGCTCCGCAGCAAAAGAATGGGGGCTGCATGTAGTCAATCACTTGTGGCTTGAAGAGAGTTACGCTAAGTGGAAGCTGCAGCCGGTTTCCGATCCCCGTTATACGCACTTTCCTCGACGGACGAACCTGGGCGAGGTAGTTGGTCAAACACGGCTGGACAGGGGTACTCTCGAAAgcctcttttttccttcagAACACAAGCCCGAAGCTGCCACAAGCCCGCGGCGAGTCATGCAGAACAGGGATCAAAATGCTACAGCCGGAAAGGCGACAGTTTCTATGCAGCCACCACAGGCgaaagagctggaagatgacaaAGATGTCTCGGATGCATGGAATGCAACACCAGCTGGCAAGTCGCGGAAACCTTCAGATAGCAGGAAGCTACAGACGCCCGCGCGTACCCGACTTATGTCGGAAGGCAAGGAGAACGACActccatcatcaacaagtaGTCGGAAGTCCAAGGAAGCCGCAGCTGCCCGTCTTCATGACATTGCTCCGGATATTGCGCTGtacgagaaggaaaggaagcgTGTTGGTGGTGTGATCTATGGAGGTCGCAAAAAGACAGATGAGGACCGTGTTACACTAAATGCTAAGAAGCGAAGGTCACTCGAGCCTGAGGCTAATAGCGACGAGGACGAAGCAACGGAGGcaaagaggcaaaagaaatcaaagccTCCCGTAACAATGCATCTATTAATCACGGGATACCAAAAGTGGGTCGGAaacatgaagaaagaagatgcagacAAG GTTGTCCAAGATGCCCGGAAATGTTCTCACCTTGCTGCCCCGTCTATACTTCGAACCCCTAAGTTCGTCAACGCACTTGCTTATAGCCCAATGATCATTAGCACCGATTTCATCACAGCATGCCTTAAAAAGAACGAGCTTTTAGATCCTGCCGGTTACGTCTTGGAGGACAAGGCTGCAGAAAAGCGATTCGGGTTCTCTTTAGAGGTAGCCCTGAGCAACGcgaaggaaaacaagaacaggcTTTTGCAGGGGTATCAGATCTATTGTGTCGAATCCATTCGAGGGGGGTTTGAAGCCTTCAAATCCATTGTTGACACCAATGGAGGAAATTTTACGCTCTTCCGCGGACGCGTTTCGTACCAAGCACAACGAGAagagagtgatgatgatagtGACAAAGACGATAGCTGGAGTCGGAAAGAAGTGTACCTCCTCAGCAGTGTAGTACCTGAGCACCAAAGACTATGGCCGCGGTTCCGCCAGATGGTGCAGGGTATTGGCAAGACGCCGCGGATTGTGCGCGTGGATTGGCTTCTTGACATTGTGATGTCGCAAGAATTACGCGCAGCAGATGAGTATGAGCTTAGTGAAGACATGTCCGACAAGATGGAGGAGTAA
- a CDS encoding uncharacterized protein (predicted protein), translating to MPRHQQHIVPWTDSESDYSSESDYSMQNDRRRTTVRRRSFSRHRFGPDHGSTTYLSPVVQDVHLHRSASTGARRRRSRERPPPPPAVIVDIKNDSRNKGSNRSANRARKDQHQETYIDPYESEDETLLRAHHRRPRASTASTPREASPRQHERDYELVIDQRLLEKNDHRQDLELLRQQQEIERLERELARHRLEARDARDSHDVRILKQEEDWYEDEISERLRRLERYEKSQRMEEEQRQAERRWKLHQFEEAQRHAREEDGVKSKLREEKLKELRHKIEEEEEQRKAEHRYKLIQFEDAQRKAREDEDVKARLREEKLKELRHKIEEEEEQRKAEHRYKLRQFEEAQRKAREDEDVKSKLREEKLKDLQRRIDEEEAQERLKEQIRQEKLKELQRKIDEEEERERIKKEIRDEEARALLARQEKERKEAAMKAAAVEEWKLNEERRINAEREAKRRRDEEFRARLRLEFGYTEEEIEEIVTKKKKKEEKENGKEEEKEKKKDKEKEKEKKKKGKEKEKDDEEESEKEEKEEHRRTTWIKVYYPTANTFCIWLN from the coding sequence ATGCctcgtcatcaacaacacatcGTCCCATGGACCGATTCCGAGTCCGACTACTCATCAGAGTCGGATTATTCCATGCAGAATGACCGCCGTCGGACGACCGTCAGAAGGCGCTCCTTCTCCCGTCATCGCTTCGGCCCCGATCACGGCAGCACCACTTACCTGAGTCCCGTCGTGCAGGACGTGCATCTGCACCGCTCCGCATCCACGGGCGCCCGGCGACGACGGTCTCGTGAGCGTCCCCCACCACCTCCGGCCGTcatcgtcgatatcaagaacgACTCGCGGAATAAGGGCTCCAACAGAAGTGCAAACAGGGCCCGTAAGGACCAGCACCAGGAGACTTATATTGATCCCTACGAGTCAGAAGACGAGACCCTCCTGCGTGCTCATCATAGACGGCCTCGTGCCAGCACTGCTAGTACGCCAAGAGAGGCTTCGCCGCGGCAACATGAGCGGGATTATGAGTTGGTGATTGATCAGCGACTGCTGGAAAAGAACGACCATCGACAGGATCTGGAGCTGTTAAGACAGCAGCAGGAAATAGAGCGTTTGGAGCGGGAATTGGCTCGCCATAGGCTTGAAGCCCGTGACGCTCGTGATTCCCATGATGTCCGTATCCTCAAGCAGGAGGAGGACTGGTATGAGGATGAGATTAGCGAGCGACTGAGGAGGCTTGAGAGGTATGAAAAGAGCCAGcgcatggaggaggaacagcGGCAAGCGGAACGCCGCTGGAAACTGCATCAATTTGAAGAAGCCCAGCGCCATGCTAGGGAGGAAGACGGCGTCAAATCAAAACTGCGcgaagagaagctcaaggagcTCCGACACAAaatcgaagaggaggaggagcagcgCAAAGCAGAACATCGGTACAAGTTGATTCAGTTTGAGGATGCTCAGCGTAAAGCTagggaggatgaagatgtcaaaGCAAGACTGCGTgaagagaagctcaaggagcTCCGACACAAaatcgaagaggaggaggagcagcgCAAAGCTGAACATCGTTACAAGTTGCGTCAGTTTGAGGAAGCTCAACGCAAAGCTagggaggatgaagatgtcaagTCGAAGCTGCGcgaagagaagctcaaggatcTTCAACGCAGGatcgatgaggaggaggcgcaGGAACGACTCAAAGAGCAGATCCGTCAggaaaagctcaaggaactTCAGCGCAAGatcgacgaagaggaagagcgcGAGCggatcaagaaagagatccGGGATGAGGAGGCGAGAGCCCTACTTGCAAGACAGGAGAAAGAACGTAAAGAAGCTGCGATGAAGGCAGCGGCCGTTGAGGAATGGAAATTGAACGAGGAGCGGCGGATCAATGCCGAAAGAGAAGCGAAGCGGAGACGTGACGAAGAATTCAGGGCTCGACTGAGGCTCGAATTCGGTTATACGGAGGAAGAAATTGAAGAGATAGtcaccaaaaagaagaagaaggaggagaaagaaaatggcaaggaggaagagaaggagaagaaaaaggataaggagaaagagaaggagaagaagaagaaaggaaaggagaaggagaaggacgacgaagaagaaagtgaaaaggaagagaaggaagaacacCGCCGGACGACTTGGATTAAGGTATACTACCCAACTGCCAATACTTTCTGTATCTGGCTAAACTAA
- a CDS encoding uncharacterized protein (predicted protein) produces MALHGVFNVIPGALLLDARGAKNRYSMMLSSRLSEVSGMMSALSVTNAVLSLGRMVDILSEKASPKEQQKAASLEDQSSYLNSEKARFYHLNEVLLTYLQCL; encoded by the exons ATGGCTTTGCATGGTGTCTTCAATGTCATTCCCGGCGCACTGCTCCTCGATGCTCGGGGTGCAAAAAACCGGTACtcgatgatgttgtcatcaCGGCTGTCGGAGGTCAGTGGCATGATGAGTGCTTTGTCTGTCACGAATGCAGTGCTGAGTTTGGGCCGGATGGTCGATATTTTGTCCGAGAAGGCGAGCCCAAAAGAACAGCAAAAGGCCGCATCATTGGAGGACCAGTCCAGTTACCT AAACTCCGAAAAGGCACGATTTTATCATCTAAACGAAGTTTTATTGACTTACTTACAGTGCTTGTAA
- a CDS encoding putative toxin biosynthesis protein (predicted protein), with the protein MAKTTQLSTYRRDIWPSRKAAAEGFSRSPFYQAWDSRVLDRWIKYGLRELPTAIHQLPSEASKDGEQPVTLTTPLHQEVFTFSRPNYDGPPGKDVPVDRVTHPDLDPNHLGSFPFYRPEPSRIFAEIPHLRPSVMYIFGGKSDMCLPEMMADKMANTGVGLGGSGGAAAGRVRDVYLKEYGHLLAQEAPTECAEAASKWLGQELRRWREEDQSFREQWSRKSKVEKITIDPRWKEHVPAPVRNKRGPSKPKL; encoded by the coding sequence ATGGCCAAAACTACCCAACTATCAACCTATCGACGGGATATCTGGCCTTCGCGCAAGGCCGCTGCGGAGGGTTTCAGTCGAAGTCCGTTCTACCAAGCCTGGGATTCCCGCGTCCTTGATCGCTGGATTAAGTACGGCCTGCGTGAACTTCCCACAGCTATTCACCAACTTCCCAGCGAAGCATCTAAGGACGGTGAACAACCCGTCACCCTAACGACACCCCTTCACCAAGAAGTATTTACCTTCTCACGCCCCAATTACGATGGGCCTCCGGGCAAAGATGTACCGGTGGATCGGGTAACACATCCCGACCTCGACCCCAATCACCTGGGATCTTTCCCCTTCTACCGTCCTGAGCCATCACGCATATTCGCAGAGATCCCACACCTCCGACCTAGTGTCATGTACATATTTGGCGGCAAATCGGATATGTGTCTTCCCGAGATGATGGCCGACAAGATGGCCAACACTGGTGTAGGCTTAGGTGGCAGCGGTGGGGCAGCGGCTGGTCGAGTTCGCGACGTCTATCTCAAAGAGTACGGACATCTCCTTGCTCAGGAAGCACCGACTGAGTGTGCCGAAGCAGCTAGCAAGTGGCTGGGTCAGGAACTGCGGCGGTGGCGagaggaagaccagagtTTCCGTGAGCAGTGGAGTCGAAAGTCGAAAGTCGAAAAAATAACGATTGATCCGCGCTGGAAGGAGCATGTCCCCGCCCCCGTGAGGAATAAGAGGGGACCTTCCAAGCCGAAACTGTGA
- a CDS encoding LIM domain protein (predicted protein) yields the protein MPSTTTAGDREPPRATSSLSNHRPLSSRGSIGSPAGRPLVQEPRMVPVRKNISPTRVFSRPSPPSPNAAYRESYRRRFEREEAQSLRDALQEMDIQDDIRLHQAAQDEATELVWMHQNPGLPFKNPYAPYRNPDMDKASQGSDKSSVLVGHTLASRSPRRDSYRPMSDYNSDSPRSHAKEQQPALEEPNSSPRKNGTLRKNLKVDFSLPQNGSPSKRSSSGYGLGLASTGNGSSKGVFRNPNDHIYEEPGESQHMENDERPDFSKSDSSALKVKPRNALPRGSRPLSGRFGSLSFVDKLSRFELHKHPPTQSRNPEYKANDPLPQANPNDEQAIPKKDGLEIRSDEIRAATSKKLKDRSTRLPMPTAVSDRAGRPIVSFDPTWKPTEAQSPGKGNDAGIRESVSPTPPPAPVAPTIEISEAPSIPVINLPDDKPPTISEMTGSSQDRKKDDSSLPTSPDSSKRPNPFQRKSPSSALQNRWLSTYSRAGVPTAKCESCTLPISGKIVTAAGSRFHPECFICHHCQTPLECVAFYQEPDAKRQERLAAASEADEEARLLRFYCHLDFHELFSPRCKSCKTPIEGEVVVACGAEWHVGHFFCAECGDV from the coding sequence ATGCCGTCCACCACTACAGCGGGCGATAGGGAGCCGCCCCGCGCTACCAGTTCTTTATCGAACCATCGTCCTCTATCTTCTCGAGGATCCATAGGCAGTCCGGCTGGACGACCGCTGGTCCAAGAACCCCGAATGGTACCCGTTCGGAAGAATATCTCTCCAACGCGGGTTTTCTCTCGTCCCAGCCCTCCATCTCCAAACGCAGCATATCGCGAGAGTTACCGACGTCGGtttgaaagagaggaagccCAATCTCTCCGAGATGCACTGCAGGAGATGGATATCCAAGATGATATTCGCCTCCATCAAGCTGCCCAGGATGAGGCCACAGAACTGGTTTGGATGCACCAAAACCCTGGATTGCCCTTCAAGAACCCATACGCTCCTTATCGTAATCCCGATATGGATAAAGCCAGTCAAGGATCAGATAAGAGTAGCGTTCTAGTTGGTCATACTCTCGCTTCCAGAAGTCCGCGGCGGGACAGTTATCGTCCCATGTCAGACTACAACTCGGACTCACCCAGATCACACGCCAAGGAACAGCAACCTGCTTTGGAAGAACCAAATTCCAGCCCCAGAAAGAATGGCACACTCCGAAAGAATCTCAAAGTTGATTTTTCCTTGCCTCAAAATGGGAGCCCGTCAAAACGATCGAGCAGTGGCTACGGACTGGGCCTCGCGAGTACCGGCAATGGTTCGTCAAAGGGTGTTTTTCGAAACCCCAATGACCACATATATGAAGAGCCTGGGGAGTCTCAGCATATGGAGAATGATGAACGCCCAGATTTTTCAAAATCTGATTCGTCCGCCTTAAAAGTCAAACCACGTAATGCCTTACCTCGAGGCTCGAGGCCCCTCTCTGGCCGATTTGGCAGCCTTTCGTTCGTCGATAAACTGTCTCGTTTTGAGCTACACAAGCATCCCCCAACGCAGTCAAGAAATCCTGAGTATAAGGCCAACGATCCCCTCCCGCAGGCAAATCCGAATGATGAACAAGCCATCCCGAAAAAAGATGGACTTGAGATTCGAAGTGACGAGATTCGCGCAGCGACAAGTAAGAAGCTCAAAGACCGAAGTACAAGGCTGCCCATGCCAACCGCCGTGAGTGATCGCGCCGGCCGACCGATTGTGAGCTTTGATCCAACCTGGAAGCCCACCGAGGCCCAATCCCCAGGCAAGGGTAATGACGCTGGAATACGTGAATCCGtttcaccaacaccacccccCGCACCTGTTGCTCCTACAATCGAGATATCTGAAGCGCCTTCTATTCCAGTGATTAACCTACCGGATGACAAGCCACCTACTATTTCTGAGATGACAGGGTCATCACAGGATCGTAAGAAAGATGATAGCTCTCTCCCAACCTCACCCGATAGTAGCAAGCGCCCAAATCCATTCCAGAGGAaatcgccatcatcggctcTGCAAAACCGTTGGCTATCAACTTACAGTCGGGCTGGTGTCCCAACGGCGAAGTGCGAATCCTGCACTCTTCCGATTTCTGGAAAGATTGTCACTGCTGCCGGATCACGGTTCCATCCAGAATGTTTCATATGCCATCACTGTCAGACACCGCTTGAATGTGTGGCCTTCTACCAAGAGCCTGATGCAAAACGCCAGGAACGACTGGCAGCGGCTTCGgaagccgacgaggaagCCCGTTTGCTGAGGTTCTATTGTCATCTTGACTTTCATGAACTGTTCAGCCCGAGATGCAAGAGCTGCAAGACCCCtattgaaggagaagtgGTTGTAGCATGTGGTGCTGAATGGCATGTGGGCCACTTCTTCTGTGCTGAGTGTGGTGATGTATGA
- the trm8 gene encoding tRNA (guanine46-N7)-methyltransferase (methyltransferase-like protein) codes for MSTPPAKRQKRDQYRKRAAAAANEDTGKVKLPQKKFYRQRAHANPFSDHQLDYPLSPAHMDWSSHYPAFVNPDPEQKNLAGARKLLKDVEVVDIGCGFGGLLVGLAPLLPETLMLGMEIRTQVIEYVENRIQALRTQQNQLKNSSTTASESPAPAIPAEPATDGASPDAASTPETSNSPVPGGYQNISALRSNTMKFFPNFFGKQQLSKIFICFPDPHFKAKKHKARIISENLNAEYAYALKPGGLLYTITDVEEYHHWVLRHFREEGEHEASEGGVKDLFERVSEEELASDPCVEVMRESTEEGKKVTRNKGNKYVAVFRRKADPEWPA; via the exons ATGTCCACTCCCCCGGCCAAGCGCCAAAAGCGCGATCAATACCGTAAAAGAGCGGCGGCCGCAGCCAACGAAGACACGGGCAAGGTTAAACTGCCCCAAAAGAAATTCTATCGGCAGCGTGCACACGCGAATCCCTTCTCAGACCATCAATTGGATTA TCCGCTCAGTCCGGCGCATATGGACTGGTCGTCGCATTATCCGGCGTTCGTGAACCCTGATCCTGAGCAAAAGAATCTGGCGGGCGCGAGGAAACTTCTGAAAGATGTCGAGGTTGTGGATATTGGATGCGGGTTCGGTGGATTGCTTGTTGGCCTTGCGCCGTTATTACCTGAGACTCTGATGCTTG GCATGGAAATCCGCACCCAAGTTATCGAATATGTAGAAAACCGCATCCAAGCACTCCGAACCCAACAGAACCAGCTCAAGAACTCCTCTACAACCGCCTCCGAATCCCCAGCACCGGCAATCCCTGCCGAACCAGCCACCGATGGAGCCTCTCCGGACGCAGCCTCCACCCCCGAAACATCCAATAGCCCTGTCCCGGGCGGATATCAGAACATCAGCGCCCTCCGCAGTAATACGATGAAGTTCTTCCCCAACTTCTTCGGCAAGCAGCAATTATCTAAGATCTTTATTTGCTTCCCGGACCCTCAtttcaaggccaagaagcaCAAGGCCCGAATTATTTCTGAGAATCTGAATGCTGAATATGCCTACGCGCTGAAGCCTGGGGGTCTTTTGTATACGATCACTGATGTGGAGGAGTACCATCATTGGGTTTTGAGGCATTTCCGAGAGGAAGGTGAACATGAAGCGAGTGAAGGTGGAGTGAAAGATCTCTTTGAGCGGGTATCTGAGGAGGAATTGGCAAGTGATCCCTGTGTCGAGGTTATGAGGGAGTCTACGGAGGAAGGCAAGAAGGTCACCAGGAACAAGGGAAACAAATATGTGGCTGTTTTCCGTCGCAAGGCCGACCCCGAATGGCCTGCTTGA
- a CDS encoding ESCRT-II subunit protein VPS25 (uncharacterized conserved protein) codes for MSNSTPFQFPPTYSFPPFFTPQPNSTTRLSQLQKWSLLIQSWCRHHRTYRLSLIEAIESPLFHNSTLRKRIPLSEARNILDWMAESEEKGGGGRRAEWVDGTNKTIAWVWWRRPEEWAGILADWVENTGQKNVVLTVYELVEGEATMSQEWHGMDVDVMMKSLNVLVKRGKAQVFGSEGQEGVKFF; via the exons atgtctAATTCTACTCCCTTTCAATTCCCACCGACCTACTCCTTCCCCCCATTCTTCACACCCCAGCCGAACAGCACAACACGACTCTCGCAGCTCCAAAAATGGTCCTTATTAATTCAATCCTGGTGTCGCCACCACCGAACATACCGTCTCTCCTTAATAGAAGCTATCGAGTCACCGTTATTCCATAATTCCACGCTGCGGAAACGAATTCCATTGTCCGAGGCGCGGAATATCTTGGACTGGATGGCAGAGAGCGAAGAgaagggtggaggaggaaggagggcGGAGTGGGTTGATGGGACGAATAAGACGATTGCTTGGgtttggtggaggaggccgGAGGAGTGGGCGGGAATACTGGCAGATTGG GTTGAGAATACCGGACAAAAGAACGTGGTTTTGACGGTTTATGAGTTGGTTGAAGGGGAGGCCACTATGTCACAAG AATGGCATGGCATGGATGTAGATGTTATGATGAAGTCGCTCAATGTCCTCGTGAAACGGGGCAAGGCCCAGGTCTTTGGTAGTGAGGGCCAGGAAGGTGTTAAGTTTTTCTGA
- a CDS encoding ceramidase (predicted protein), whose amino-acid sequence MQLVDELSMIYTTCLMCYASFSYSRPTSVRVFLAIALTSLAVFITLYYHYLQDPVFHQNAYAILTIVVVLRSMYTMEVTLRPKWRHTTEEDRLAREKQGLPIPSKEHQHYENVRDVKILKTMWFMVIYGLSMFLGGFFIWNLDNHFCTKIRGWRRVVGLPWGMLLEGHGWWYVFLALVLFLFCTAAGVRSGILPVVAAFLELSGDHPYWLQRQGRKCEQCGQELRWLGYDPGICVLFIHRHWFWPGQDLLIIENRMRKMKMVLQLTA is encoded by the exons ATGCAACTTGTCGACGAGCTTTCCATGATCTACACCACTTGTTTGATGTGCTATGCGTCCTTTTCTTACTCGAGACCGACAAGCGTCCGTGTCTTCCTAGCCATTGCGCTGACCAGTCTGGCCGTCTTCATCACCCTCTATTACCACTACCTTCAGGACCCTGTCTTCCACCAGAATGCATATGCTATCCTGACCATTGTCGTCGTCCTGCGGAGTATGTACACCATGGAAGTAACCCTTCGCCCTAAATGGCGACACACTACCGAGGAGGACCGGCTAGCGCGCGAGAAACAGGGTCTGCCCATTCCTTCGAAGGAGCATCAACATTACGAGAATGTACGAGATGTCAAGATTCTGAAGACTATGTGGTTCATGGTTATTTATGGGCTGAGCATGTTCCTCGGCGGCTTCTTTATCTGGAACTTGGATAACCACTTTTGCACTAAGATCCGCGGATGGCGCCGGGTAGTGGGGCTTCCGTGGGGTATGCTCCTTGAAGGTCATGGCTGGTGGTAtgttttccttgcccttgttctttttcttttctgcaCCGCTGCAGGTGTTCGCTC AGGAATATTACCTGTGGTGGCCGCATTTCTGGAACTTTCCGGAGATCATCCGTATTGGCTCCAAAGACAAGGGCGAAAATG CGAGCAGTGTGGCCAGGAGCTACGGTGGCTTGGCTATGACCCTGGTAtttgtgttttgtttatTCATAGACATTGGTTTTGGCCTGGCCAGGACCTTCTTATTATAGAGAACAGGatgagaaaaatgaagatgGTGTTACAGCTCACAGCGTGA